A genomic region of Patescibacteria group bacterium contains the following coding sequences:
- a CDS encoding type II secretion system protein, whose protein sequence is MRQYSKLKTQNSKWNRGFTLVEALVAISVLLLSVTGPLTIASRSLISAIFARDQITAFYLAQEATELIRNHRDNNSLAGESNWTLGLESCFDAKGCIVDPLAGSFSVCPIEGCPVLNRHTTDGLYAYTTGANWENTRFTRTIHAGTVNSSEFSVSVTISWNSGPLNKTFTIQENFLDW, encoded by the coding sequence ATGAGGCAGTATTCAAAACTCAAAACTCAAAACTCAAAATGGAACCGCGGGTTCACCTTGGTGGAAGCGCTGGTTGCCATTTCCGTTCTCCTGCTTTCGGTGACAGGTCCTCTCACCATAGCCTCAAGAAGCCTTATTTCCGCAATATTCGCGCGCGATCAGATAACGGCGTTTTATCTGGCTCAAGAGGCAACGGAGCTTATTAGAAACCACCGCGACAATAATTCCCTGGCCGGGGAAAGCAACTGGACACTCGGCCTTGAGTCATGTTTTGATGCCAAAGGGTGCATCGTGGATCCGCTCGCGGGAAGTTTTTCCGTGTGTCCGATAGAGGGATGCCCAGTGCTCAATCGGCACACGACGGACGGGCTCTACGCCTATACGACCGGCGCAAACTGGGAGAATACGAGATTCACAAGGACTATTCACGCGGGAACGGTGAATTCTTCAGAGTTCAGCGTTTCCGTGACGATCTCGTGGAATAGCGGTCCCTTGAATAAAACATTTACCATTCAGGAGAATTTTCTTGACTGGTAA
- a CDS encoding type II secretion system protein codes for MQNPKFKIKIQNPKSNQGFTLIEMIVAVSLFTIVIFVSIGALLTISDASRKANSLRAVMDNLNFAIESMSRSIRTGTDYTCEGIGNCLGGGTELSFVDQRGATVTYRYDASTKSIQVRKDAGIFRGITSAEVQIEGLAFYVTGVGADGKQPRIIITARGTAGLKEKTKTSFSIQTTVSQRQIES; via the coding sequence ATGCAAAATCCAAAATTCAAAATTAAAATCCAAAATCCAAAATCCAATCAAGGATTCACCTTGATTGAAATGATCGTTGCGGTGTCTTTGTTCACGATTGTGATATTTGTGAGCATCGGCGCGTTGCTCACGATTTCAGACGCGAGCAGAAAGGCGAATTCGCTCCGAGCGGTCATGGACAATCTCAACTTTGCCATAGAGAGCATGTCGCGAAGTATCCGCACGGGTACCGATTACACATGCGAAGGCATTGGTAATTGTCTTGGTGGAGGAACGGAACTCTCTTTTGTTGACCAAAGGGGAGCAACCGTAACCTATAGATATGATGCAAGCACTAAAAGTATTCAAGTCAGAAAAGACGCAGGAATTTTCAGGGGCATAACCTCGGCGGAAGTGCAGATCGAAGGGTTGGCGTTTTACGTAACCGGCGTTGGCGCGGATGGGAAACAGCCGCGCATTATTATTACCGCACGGGGAACGGCCGGGTTGAAAGAAAAAACAAAAACGAGCTTCAGCATTCAAACAACGGTTTCCCAAAGACAGATTGAATCGTAA
- a CDS encoding type II secretion system protein — translation MHNALQKRKLQRKRGFTIIELIVTISIFVMVTSVVLANYPKFSSRIVLENVAHQIALTVREAQTYGLSVREFDNSGASVFPGYGVYFPAPGIASKSFTLFADPNDDQRYDLSVCKSTGSECLQQSTIRSAEHIYLLCGNLKTAGGTIENPGTADCSLSSLHVAFRRPDPDANIVGYSETDGDYRTFSDAEIVIISPRGDMKTIVVWTTGQISVE, via the coding sequence ATGCACAACGCGCTTCAAAAAAGAAAGCTTCAAAGAAAGAGAGGTTTCACCATTATTGAGCTCATTGTTACTATAAGTATTTTTGTCATGGTAACGAGCGTTGTTTTGGCGAACTATCCGAAGTTCAGCAGCAGAATCGTTCTTGAAAATGTGGCTCATCAGATCGCGCTTACGGTGCGCGAAGCGCAAACATACGGTCTTTCCGTACGCGAGTTTGATAACAGCGGCGCCTCCGTGTTTCCGGGATATGGGGTTTATTTTCCGGCACCCGGGATTGCCAGCAAGTCTTTCACGCTCTTTGCGGACCCGAACGACGACCAGAGATACGATCTTTCGGTGTGCAAATCAACCGGCAGCGAGTGTCTGCAACAGTCTACCATACGAAGTGCCGAGCATATTTATTTATTGTGCGGTAATCTTAAGACGGCAGGGGGGACGATAGAGAACCCTGGGACTGCCGACTGCAGTCTTTCGTCACTCCACGTGGCGTTTCGCAGGCCCGATCCGGACGCGAACATTGTGGGGTATAGCGAAACGGATGGAGATTATCGCACGTTTTCAGACGCCGAGATTGTCATTATTTCCCCCCGCGGGGACATGAAGACGATTGTGGTATGGACAACAGGGCAGATCTCCGTTGAATAA